The Proteus sp. ZN5 genome includes the window CATTACGTAATACATTTGGGTGAACCATACCGCAACCCAACACTTCTAACCATTTACCATTCTTACCCATTACATCGACTTCTGCAGAAGGCTCTGTGAATGGAAAATAAGAAGGACGGAAACGAATTTCCATATCTTCTTCAAAAAAGTTTTTCAGGAAATCGTGTAGTGTTCCTTTTAAATTGGTAAAGCTAATGTCTTTATCAACAATTAAACCTTCAATTTGGTGGAACATTGGTGTGTGAGTCTGATCGTAGTCATTACGATATACGCGGCCTGGTGCGATGATGCGAATAGGTGGCTGTTTATCTTGCATGGTACGAATTTGTACACCTGATGTTTGTGTACGCAGTAAACGTTTTGCATCAAACCAGAAAGTATCGTGGTCAGCTCTTGCGGGGTGATGAGCAGGAATATTCAACGCATCAAAGTTATGATAATCATCTTCGATTTCAGGGCCAGATTCTACAGAAAACCCTAATTCGCCAAAGAAAGTTTCAATACGTTCAATTGTACGAGTTACTGGGTGTAGACCACCGTTTTCAATACGGCGACCAGGCAAAGATACATCGATTTTCTCAGCAGATAAACGTTCGTTTAATAATGCTGATTCAAGGTAATCTTTACGAGTATTCAGCGCTTGCTGAACCTCTTGTTTAGCCTGATTAATGACAGCCCCTGCAGCTGGACGATCTTCCGCGGGTAAGTCGCGCAGCGTGGACATCTGAAGCGTTAAATGACCTTTTTTCCCCAAGTATTCAACACGAACCGAATCCAGCGCAGCAACATCCTGTGCCTCTTCGATAGCTGCTTTAGCTTGAGCAACGAGTTCAGCGAGATGTGGCATCGTTTCCTCTTCCTTTGACCTGATGAGGTCTATTAGTTGTTATCAATGATGACGAATAAAATTGCCCTTTTTGGTTTCTAACCCAGTATTGAGATCTGAAAACAAAAAAGCCTCCAATATGGAGGCTCAGGCGCTACTTTTCGTTTCTTTTCTTACGCGCAAAAGCCCCCTTGAATTAGGCGCTAAAGTAAAAAAAGAAACGGAAAAAAGCGATATTTAACATTGATAATGTCTCTTAAAATATTAACTTATTGAATTTATATCATTAAGCCACAAATTTAGACAAAATAAAAGAGGGAGAAAACTCCCTCTTCCATTGCTTAATAACTATTAAGCCAGAGCACCTTTCGCTTTTTCAACTAAAGCAGCGAATGCTACTTTGTCGAATACAGCGATGTCAGCCAGAATCTTACGGTCGATTTCAATGGATGCTTTTTTCAGACCATTGATGAAACGGCTATAAGACATACCGTTCTGACGAGCTGCTGCGTTGATACGCGCGATCCACAGCTGACGGAACTGACGTTTTTTCTGACGACGGTCACGGTACGCATATTGACCAGCTTTGATTACAGCCTGAAAAGCTACACGATATACACGTGAACGTGCACCGTAATAACCTTTAGCTTGCTTTAAAATTTTCTTGTGACGAGCACGGGCGATAACACCACGTTTAGCACGAGCCATATTAAACTCCTAAATGTCTATATTCTGTTAAAAAAGTGATACTTATGCGTATGGTAAGCAAGCTACGACCAGACCTAAATCTCCTTTAGAGACCATGCCTTTTGGACGTAAATGACGTTTACGCTTAGTTGATTTTTTAGTCAGAATGTGACGGAGGTTAGCATGCTTGCGCTTGAAGCCACCACCAGCAGTTTTTTTAAAGCGCTTAGCTGCGCCGCGTACTGTTTTAATCTTTGGCATTTCTATAATCCACTTCGCATTGTTAATAACATAAAATAATAAGGCGAATAGCAATCAGCCTCTAAAGGCTGATGCTATTACTTGAATTGCCCGACTATTTCTTCTTCGGCGCTAACACCATGATCATCTGACGCCCTTCAATCTTATTAGGGAAAGATTCAACAGCAGCCAGTTCATCCAAATCTTCACGGATACGGTTAAGCATTTCCATGCCGATTTGTTGGTGCGCCATTTCACGACCACGGAAACGCAGTGTGACTTTGGCTTTATCGCCATCTTCAAGAAAACGAATCAGGTTGCGTAGTTTGACCTGATAGTCGCCTTCATCTGTACCAGGACGGAATTTAACTTCCTTAACCTGAATAACTTTTTGTTTCTTTTTCTGTTCTTTGAGAGTCTTACTTTTCTCATAGAGGAATTTGCCGTAGTCCATAATACGACAAACCGGCGGCTCGGCATTAGGACTAATTTCAACTAAATCAGCACCTGCTTCCTCGGCTTTCTCAAGAGCCTCTTTCAGACTAACAACTCCAATCTGTTCGCCATCTAAACCTGTTAAACGAACTTCATGAGCGCGAATCTCACCATTGATGCGATTCTGACGCGTTGATTGAATTCTTTTTCCGCCTTTAATACCTTATTCCTCCAACTGATGAAGACTTCTGCTTCTAATTTCTTGCAGAAGCTTTTCTTTAAATTCGTTAACGTCGATACTGCCAAGGTCTTTTCCTCGACGAGTACGAACCGCCACTTTGCCTGATTCAACTTCTTTATCGCCACAGACAAGCATATACGGAACACGACGTAAAGTATGTTCACGAATTTTAAAGCCAATCTTCTCATTTCTCAAGTCTGCTTTTGCACGAATTCCGGCATCTTGCAATTCTTTGACGAGTTTTTGTACATAATCAGCCTGTCCATCCGTGATATTCATCACGACAACCTGCTGTGGTGCTAACCAAGTTGGGAAGAATCCTGCGTATTCTTCTGTCAGAATACCAATAAAACGTTCTAAGGATCCTAGCACTGCTCGGTGTAACATAACAGGTACTTTACGCTCGTTGTTTTCGGCAACATAAGATGCGCCTAAACGACCTGGTAGTGAGAAGTCTAATTGTACTGTACCACACTGCCATGCACGATCTAAACAATCGTAAAGTGTAAATTCAATTTTAGGGCCATAAAACGCCCCTTCGCCTGGCTGATATTCAAATTCAATATTGTTATCAGTTAAAGCTTTTGCTAAGTCTGCTTCAGCAACATCCCATAATGCATCTTCACCGATACGTTTTTCTGGGCGAGTAGACAGCTTAACAACGATTTTTTCAAATCCGAAAGTAGAATATACATCATAAATCAATTTGATGCAGTCATTTACTTCACTTAAAATTTGTTCTTCAGTACAGAAGATATGCGCATCGTCTTGTGTAAAGCCACGAACACGCATTAAACCATGCAATGCACCTGATGGTTCATTACGATGGCAACTACCGAATTCAGCCATACGTAATGGCAAATCACGGTAAGAACGTAAACCTTGTTTGAAGATTTGTACGTGACCTGGGCAGTTCATTGGTTTAATACAATATTCACGGTTCTCTGAAGATGTTGTGAACATGTTTTCTTTGTAGTTTTCCCAGTGACCTGTTTTTTCCCAAAGAACACGATCCATCATAAATGGACCTTTTACTTCTTGGTAATCATATTCTTTTAATTTACAACGTACAAATGTTTCTAACTCACGGAAAATAGTCCAGCCATCATTATGCCAGAAAGCCATACCCGGCGCTTCTTCTTGCATATGATATAAATCAAGCTGTTTACCAATTTTACGGTGGTCACGTTTAGCAGCTTCTTCTAAGCGATCTAAGTAAGCTTTTAACTGTTTCTTATCAGCCCAAGCTGTACCATAAATGCGTTGTAGCATTTTATTGTCGCTGTTACCACGCCAATACGCACCTGCGATTTTCTGTAATTTGAAGTTATGACAGAAACGCATGTTTGGAACATGTGGTCCACGGCACATATCAACATATTCTTGGTGATGATAAAGACCTGGTTGAGAGTCTTGGCTAATATTTTCATCAAGAATAGCAACTTTATAGTCTTCACCACGAGAAACAAATGTTTCACGAGCTTCAGCCCAGCTTACGCGTTTTTTAATAACGTCATAATCTGTTTTCGCCAACTCTAGCATACGTTTTTCTAGAGCGTCTAAATCTTCCTGTGTTAGAGAATGGTCTAAATCCACATCGTAGTAGAATCCATTTTCAATAACAGGACCAATCGCCATTTTGGTGTGTGGCCATAATTGTTTAATTGCATGTCCCAATAAGTGGGCACAAGAGTGACGAATAATCTCAAGACCTTCATCATCTTTTGCGGTGATAATCGCCAGATTTGAATCCTGCTCGATTAATTCACAAGCATCCACCAGCTCACCATTAACACGGCCTGCAATACATGCTTTCGCAAGTCCAGGACCGATATCTGCAGCGACATCCATGACAGAAACTGCATTTTCAAATTGACGTTGGCTTCCGTCAGGAAGAGTAATAATTGGCATTTAAAATCCTTATTTACAGTGGTGACCCACACGCAAGATCACTTGTAAGCTTTTTATTTCATCTATATTCAGTACGTTACGACAAGTTCTCACTTTACCTCGCGAGGTTTGCACACAATTATGTACACATATTTATTTTATAAATATCCATAGCATCACTGAGCCTTATCGCAACTCAGGGGGAATATTATCACAGACAGTAAAGATTTATACATTTATCTCTCTCTATCTCCCCAAGAAAACACGAAATAGAAACCACAGAAAGCCTCACTCATCACATTGTATTAATTGGCTCAATATCCTTTTCTCTATCTCTTTTTTATCATCTCTATTTTTTATTGTACGGTTATATTCAAGATGTCGGAGTAAATAGCTAAAGCAGGTTTTTTCTTTGCCATGATCATCCGCCAAGTAATTATATCCATTGCATTTATAATCGCTTGTATTCACTAGATTATTATCCAATAACGCTAGAATTAACTTCTGACTTCCATTACTAAAAATAAAGGTATTTATATCAAAGGGCATTATCCCTTCATCACAACCAGATGCGGATAATGTTGATGTATCCATAAGAATTTGAGTAAAGAGTTCAGGATTTTTCTTTCCTTCATCAATAACATATTTGATGTCATCTTCAATAATTGCAAAACCTAATTTAATAAAAGGATCATTCTTATCAAGATACTTTTCAAGATATTGTGCATATTTTAATCGGTGATTCCTTAATGCATATATAAACTCTTTTCGATCAAAAATAATATAGTTTTTGAATTCAGGACGTTGTTGGAGAATATAATCAACCTTTTTCGCATAATCATCAAAGGAGCCTGTATACATTAATCCATCTTGAAAAGTGTGTAATATGGTATCGCCAAGTTCTTTTTTTTCCTTTTCAGGAAGAGTGCTATAAAATTCTTTATCGATAAATAAATCGACCACATTCTCATTCCATTCTGCTATTGAGAATTCATTGTCAAACAATGGGTAGTTAGTCAGTTTATAAAATAGAACGAGTGATGCTGTCTTCTTATTTTGTTTTACACATTCAGTTAAAAACCAGAGTGATTTTTTATCAAATGTTTTTACCAAAGCTTTGTTATAAAAAAAATCGACTTCAATGCTATAAGGATCAGGGCAACTCCCTTTCCAAATTTTATCTAATGCTTCTAAGTCACCCTTTTGTAAAAGCTGAATAACTCTCTCTTTTTTATCTCCCATCATTTTTTGTGGAAAATAACTTACATTATAAGCTAAAAATGACAATGTGAAGGCTATCCAATAGCCCACTATTTTAGGGTTTCTTTTTCTGACGATATGAAGATATATAAATGGAAGGCAGAAAAATAATAGACCTAAAAAAACAAATTTAGGATCATTACTCTTAATAAGAGCAAACTCTCCCTTTGAAACCAAAGTGGCATTAAAATAAAAAATTATATTAATTATTATTAAAACCAATGAGGATAAGATAGATTTCTTTAATGGAGGCTGAATATATTTAAATGCTGATATAACAACAAAAAAATAATAAACAGGTGCTAAATATAAAATGGCCATTGCAATAAAAATGACAGCCATTATAAAAACAGCAATTTCACCACTCATAAGCATCCTTATTTTTCATTACGCAAATACACTTAATTAATATATTTGTTATTTTCCTATCATTTGCATAATCATATTATAGTGTGAATTTTTCATTATTCTGTGTTCCTCTTCGTAATTTCCATTATAGGTAATACTTATTATTTAAACTATAAACATAGATACATCAATCATCAAAAATATACTTATCACTTTGCAATTTATAACTAGTTTCATTACCATCAGTACCCATCAAGCGGAAACCGTGGCTTTAAAAATAACATTCTCTGGGGCGGGCCAGAACCTTCATTGTTAACATAAAGGTGTATAACGTGTTTTATCTAAAGCCCCGCCCTCGTAAGTTGGTTTATGCGATAACCTTTGAAACTCTCGCGATTTTATTAAGCACTGTTTTACTGGCAATATTAAGCCAAAGCCAATCACATAATTCACTGCCCGTTGCAATCGCTGTTTCTGTTATCGCCTTGATTTGGAATTATATTTTTAATTCTTTCTTTGAGTTAATTGAGTCGAAATTAAGGATCGAAAAACGCACAGTCATGGTGCGACTGACCCATGCAATAAGTTTCGAATTAGGTCTGTTCTTCTTTACCATTCCACTTTATATGTGGTGGTATAATGTAGGTTTTATCAAAGCAATAAGTATGGAAATCACTATATTAGTGTTCTTCTTTATCTATACCTATTTATTCACGCTCGTCTTCGATAAATTATGTCCTCGTGTTTATTCGACAGAAAATAAAGTGATTTAATGGCTTAATCCTGTCGATACTCTGTAGGGCTTTTATTAAAGTATTGGCGAAATGCCTGACTAAATGCAGAGTGCGAGTCATACCCTACAGCTAGAGCAATATTTTCAATATTTACTGATGTGTATTTTAATAATTCAGCGGCTTTGCTAAGTCGCTGTTGAGTGACATATTGCATCACAGACACCCCCACCTCTGCTTTCATTTTTCGCTGTAACGTACTCGCTGATGTATTAAAAGCAGAAGCAATATCATGCGTTGTTAATGGTGTATGTAATTTATTCGCTAACCAAGCATCCAAGCTATCACGCCAACTTTTTTGTATTTCCATTTGAGCGAGTAATAAGCGCGTGATCGTTGAATATTGATCTGGAGGTTGAGGATATTGATGTAGCCACTCTAATAAACCAATGGCTGCCGGTGATAATGCAAATTGCCCACCTTTCTCACTTAGTTGCCATTGCGAGGTCGCAGGAAGTTCGAGAATAAGATTTTTATTATCTATATTGCCTGAAAAGGCATGATGAATAGTTGGAGGGATAATCAAGCAGTTTTGATTAGAGATCAGAAAGTCTTCTCGATTGAAATTGACTTCCATCGAACCCGAAAGCCCAAAAATAATCTGCCATAAATTATCATGCTGATGAGATACCGTCTCTTGTGTATAACATCGCAAATGCAATTGAGGTAATAACAAAAGACACTCCTTTATATCCATCCTGCTATTGAATAATTACTATATCAAAACTCAGCAGAACATCACTATTTAAGAGTGCCTTATCAAGATACTTATTTAGGCCAAACGAGAACCATTTGGTAAAGGTAAGTTAAACTCAGCCAATACAATTGCCCCCGTTTCATCAGGTGCCCCTGTAATTAAAACTTCAGATTTTATGCCTGCAATTCGTTTAACTGGGAAATTACACACACATAAAATACGACGACCAACAAGTTCTTCGGTTGTGTAGTTTACTGTAATTTGAGCACTTGAACGCTTTATGCCTAATTCTCCCAAATCAACTTCCATAACATAAGCTGGTTTATTAGCTTTCTTATTTATTTCTGCGCTAATAATAGTTCCTACTCTCATTTCTACACGTAGAAAATCATCCCATTCAATTAAATCTGTCATCTTTTTACCAATCTATTGTGTTTACGGTTATATCTCTATTACTGGATTATAGATTAACACGCATTATGCTGGCTCACCTGTGGTGAGACCGTCATTCTCTGTTGAGAAAGAATCACTCACACTCTTTTTTCTCTATTTTCATCATTCTGAATTTTGACTACTTTTTAATAACCGTTTAAATAACCATATCAATTCATAAATTTGTTATGTATAAAAAGTATTCTTAAGAAACGCATTGTTATTAACAACCCCAGAGAATATTTATTATGAAAAAGATAACAGAATGGACAACACTGGAAGGAAAACTTGTACGTTTAGTGCCTCTTAGCATAGAACACTATTCAGAACTCCATGAGTTAATTGAAAAAGATAGACCCGATGAGCTTTGGTACACCACCGTTCCTTCAGTAACAGAATTAAAACGGGATATTGAACATAAACTTCAGTTACAAGAAAAAGGATTAATGTTGCCTTTTACCATAGTTTCTAAAGCTAATAACCGAGTGGTTGGCATAACAGCCTTTATGAATATTGATAGTCAAACACCAAGATTAGAAATTGGTTCAACATGGTATGCCAAAGAAGTACAAAGAACCGGAATAAACACAGAAGCTAAATATCTCTTGCTTAAATATGCCTTAGAAGACTTGCAGTGTATTGCTGTTGAATTTCGTACTCATATATTAAATCAAACTAGCCGTAGAGCGATTGAACGACTTGGTGCAAAACTAGATGGTATTTTACGTAATCATAGATTAACAACAGATGGCCAAAAAAGAGATACTTGCGTTTATAGCATTACTGATTATGACTGGGGAGCGGTAAAAGTACATTTAGAATGGCTTATGAAAAAATACTAATACACATTAAGAATATTACGAGGAAAATAACTTTTATCTCGTTTAATTTGTTATCATAATTACTCCTTAATTACATGTTATTGGGAGCTTTTATATTCCATGCACTCTGTTTACCAGTTTTTTCAGGCTATCGGTCTTGGTCTTATTTTGCTTTTGCCTTTAACTAATCCATTAACGACTGTCGCTCTTTGGCTTGGCCTTTCAGGCAATATGACAAAGGAACAACGTAATCAACAATCGTTAATGGCGTGTGTATATATTTTCCTCATTATGACCATCGCGTTCTATGCGGGACGGATCATAATGACAACCTTTGGTATTTCTATCCCCGGTCTTCGTATTGCAGGCGGAATGATAGTTGCCTTTATTGGCTTTAGTATGCTGTTTCCAAACACACCTAATGTCGATGATCCTATTTCAGACGATAATAATCCACATCGTAATCCTAAAGAGCCTAATATTGCCTTTGTTCCTTTAGCAATGCCAAGTACAGCAGGCCCCGGAACGATTGCAATGATAATCAGTACAGCGGCTTCAATCCCATCACGTACTGATATTGCACAATGGGTATTGTATATCGCCCCTGTAACAAGTTTCTTTTTAATTAGCGTTATCGTTTGGGTATCACTTCGTGGCTCCACCCGCATTATGAAGTATTTAGGTCACAGTGGTATCGACGCTATTTCTCGCGTAATGGGATTTTTATTAATCTGTATGGGTGTTCAATTTATGATCAACGGCGTTCTTGAAATTATTGCTGATTTGCCTGCTTTATTAAAACAGGCTCAAGCAGCCGCTAATTTGCCAGACTAATTATCACCTGCATGGTAAGCCGCTCTCACTTTTGCTAAATAACGCGGCGCTTGAGAAGCTGGATGATTTTTTTCGACATAACGATAAAAATCATCCGCACTCATTGAATTAATTTTAGCGATAGCATTATTTCTATCTTTATCAAATGTTCTTAATAAAGCACCAGCACCATTCACATAAGCAAGGATTGTGGCGTAATAAAGCGTTTCAGGATCGGCAATACCAACAAGGTGGCGCTCTCTTAATAATTGAATATAGGCTGTGCCTAAGTCGATATTAATAGCGGGATCTTTTAATTGAGCCGTTGTTGGTTGCCCTGCCTTACCTCTATTTTGGTAAACATCTCTTCCCGCAGTTGATGCTTTAATTTGCATTAATCCAACTGCATTTGATTTGCTAATAACTTCAGGTCGAAAGTTTGATTCAACTTGGATAATCGCCTTAATTAATGTTTCATCGACATCGTAACGGTTTGATGCTTGCTGTATATGGTTATCAAAAGGTGTTGATTTCCATTGTGCCGTTGAGATTGAAGCATTATTAACGCGGTTCTCCACTGTTTTTGGGCTTAAAAATCGTGATGTTTCTTTTTGAATAGGTTGACGAGCATGATCAGCACAACCAGCAAGAAGCAAAATTGCCAAAGAAAAGATGATTTTTACTTTCACGTTTTATCCTTTTGCATAAAGGGTTGCACAAGATATATTTATATATCAATGAGTTGCGGGTATATTATTCTATTTTCACATAAAAACGCATGCTAAAATATGGCAAAGCGCAAGAAATAAATCAATCTATTACTACTTCTAGTGTGTGCGTTTTATCTCAAATCTATCCTATATCCTGTTTTTCTCCCAAAATCTCTCAATCAGGATTGAACCAACCATAATAGGTTTATATTGGCTTATTGCATATTCTAAAATAAATCATATGAATTAATTACGATAAGAGGGATTTTTATAGGAACTATAAAAACTGTAGAAGTATAACAAGTGTTGGTTTTCGAGGAAAAAGGAGCTTTTATAAGTAATAAAAATAAGCTCTTGCACAAATAGTTACGAACGATTGTTAATTTTTGTGACAAAACCCGACAATCTACTTAACATTTATTGGAATACATGTTGTTATCTTCTTTCTAGTCGTTATCAAATGAAGCTTTTTACACAGAGATAACTTGACTTTTTTGAAATGATATTGATAATCATTATCAATTGAGAAAATAACTCTGCAACTATAAGGCAATAATAATATGGATATATTTCGCTCTGTAAACAAACTTTCACTTACGGCTTTATGCCTTATGGCATCCGTATTTTTAACAACACCAACACAAGCAAAAGATAAACTAAAAGTTGTCACCACATTTACTATTATTCAAGATATCGCTCAAAATGTGGCTGGAGATGCAGCGATTGTTGAATCAATCACAAAACCCGGCGCTGAAATTCACGATTATCAACCCACTCCTAAAGATATTGTAAAAGCTCAAAAAGCAGATCTTATCTTATGGAATGGCTTAAACCTTGAACGTTGGTTTGAACGCTTTTTTAATGAATTACGTAACGTACCCGCAGTTGTTGTCACTGAAGGCATTACACCAATGGCAATCAGTGAAGGTGCTTACAAAAACAATCCTAATCCACATGCATGGATGTCACCGAATAATGCATTAATCTATATTGAAAATATTCGCAAAGCGCTTGTTGAACATGATCCAGATAATGCAGCTATTTATAATCAAAATGCAGCAAATTACGCAGAAAAAATTAAACAACTTGATGCACCATTAAGAGAAAGATTATCTCGTATTCCACAAGAAGAGCGTTGGTTAGTAACGAGTGAAGGTGCATTCAGCTATTTAACCAATGACTATGGCTTTAAAGAAGTTTATTTATGGCCAATCAATGCTGAAGAGCAAGGCACACCACAACAAGTCAAATATGTAATTGATACTGTTAGAGAACACAAGATCCCTGTTGTCTTTAGCGAAAGTACAATTTCAGATAAACCCGCTAAACAAGTCAGCAAAGAAACTGGTGCAAAATATGGTGGTGTTCTTTATGTTGACTCACTTTCCGCTGAAGGTGGCGAAGTTCCTACTTATATTGATTTAATTACTATTACAGTAGATACAATTGCGAAAGGATTTGGGCAATGAGCAATATAAAAGCTAATCCTACGTTGACTGTTGATAATGCTACAGTTACTTACAACAACGGTCATACGGCTATTTTTGATGCAAGCTTCTCTATCACTGGCGGCACTATTTGTGCCCTAGTGGGCATCAATGGCAGTGGTAAATCCACGCTATTTAAAACCATTATGGGTCTGGTAAAGCCCTCTAAAGGTAAAGTGACATTAAACGATAGCCCGATCCAACAGGCATTAAAACAAAATATGATCGCCTATGTTCCGCAAACAGAAGAAGTTGACTGGAATTTCCCCGTCCTCGTTTCTGATGTTGTGATGATGGGGCGTTATGGAAAAATGGGCTTTTTTCGTATTCCTTCAAAACGCGACCATGAGGTTGTTGAAGCATCATTAGAACGTGTTGGCTTGTCAGGTTTAGGACATCGCCAAATTGGCGAACTTTCAGGTGGTCAAAAAAAACGTGTTTTCTTAGCACGAGCAATGGCTCAAGAAGGTACTGTTTTATTACTTGATGAACCATTTACTGGCGTCGATGTTAAAACAGAAAATGCCATTATTGAGCTTTTGCGCAATTTGCGCGAAGAAGGTCACTTAGTTTTAGTTTCAACGCATAATTTGGGAAGTGTTCCCGAATTTTGTG containing:
- the infC gene encoding translation initiation factor IF-3; this encodes MKGGKRIQSTRQNRINGEIRAHEVRLTGLDGEQIGVVSLKEALEKAEEAGADLVEISPNAEPPVCRIMDYGKFLYEKSKTLKEQKKKQKVIQVKEVKFRPGTDEGDYQVKLRNLIRFLEDGDKAKVTLRFRGREMAHQQIGMEMLNRIREDLDELAAVESFPNKIEGRQMIMVLAPKKK
- the pheS gene encoding phenylalanine--tRNA ligase subunit alpha, with the protein product MPHLAELVAQAKAAIEEAQDVAALDSVRVEYLGKKGHLTLQMSTLRDLPAEDRPAAGAVINQAKQEVQQALNTRKDYLESALLNERLSAEKIDVSLPGRRIENGGLHPVTRTIERIETFFGELGFSVESGPEIEDDYHNFDALNIPAHHPARADHDTFWFDAKRLLRTQTSGVQIRTMQDKQPPIRIIAPGRVYRNDYDQTHTPMFHQIEGLIVDKDISFTNLKGTLHDFLKNFFEEDMEIRFRPSYFPFTEPSAEVDVMGKNGKWLEVLGCGMVHPNVLRNVGIDPEVYSGFAFGMGMERLTMLRYGVTDLRSFFENDLRFLKQFK
- a CDS encoding GNAT family protein; amino-acid sequence: MKKITEWTTLEGKLVRLVPLSIEHYSELHELIEKDRPDELWYTTVPSVTELKRDIEHKLQLQEKGLMLPFTIVSKANNRVVGITAFMNIDSQTPRLEIGSTWYAKEVQRTGINTEAKYLLLKYALEDLQCIAVEFRTHILNQTSRRAIERLGAKLDGILRNHRLTTDGQKRDTCVYSITDYDWGAVKVHLEWLMKKY
- a CDS encoding tRNA-binding protein, with product MTDLIEWDDFLRVEMRVGTIISAEINKKANKPAYVMEVDLGELGIKRSSAQITVNYTTEELVGRRILCVCNFPVKRIAGIKSEVLITGAPDETGAIVLAEFNLPLPNGSRLA
- the thrS gene encoding threonine--tRNA ligase; amino-acid sequence: MPIITLPDGSQRQFENAVSVMDVAADIGPGLAKACIAGRVNGELVDACELIEQDSNLAIITAKDDEGLEIIRHSCAHLLGHAIKQLWPHTKMAIGPVIENGFYYDVDLDHSLTQEDLDALEKRMLELAKTDYDVIKKRVSWAEARETFVSRGEDYKVAILDENISQDSQPGLYHHQEYVDMCRGPHVPNMRFCHNFKLQKIAGAYWRGNSDNKMLQRIYGTAWADKKQLKAYLDRLEEAAKRDHRKIGKQLDLYHMQEEAPGMAFWHNDGWTIFRELETFVRCKLKEYDYQEVKGPFMMDRVLWEKTGHWENYKENMFTTSSENREYCIKPMNCPGHVQIFKQGLRSYRDLPLRMAEFGSCHRNEPSGALHGLMRVRGFTQDDAHIFCTEEQILSEVNDCIKLIYDVYSTFGFEKIVVKLSTRPEKRIGEDALWDVAEADLAKALTDNNIEFEYQPGEGAFYGPKIEFTLYDCLDRAWQCGTVQLDFSLPGRLGASYVAENNERKVPVMLHRAVLGSLERFIGILTEEYAGFFPTWLAPQQVVVMNITDGQADYVQKLVKELQDAGIRAKADLRNEKIGFKIREHTLRRVPYMLVCGDKEVESGKVAVRTRRGKDLGSIDVNEFKEKLLQEIRSRSLHQLEE
- the rpmI gene encoding 50S ribosomal protein L35, with product MPKIKTVRGAAKRFKKTAGGGFKRKHANLRHILTKKSTKRKRHLRPKGMVSKGDLGLVVACLPYA
- a CDS encoding transglycosylase SLT domain-containing protein, with protein sequence MKVKIIFSLAILLLAGCADHARQPIQKETSRFLSPKTVENRVNNASISTAQWKSTPFDNHIQQASNRYDVDETLIKAIIQVESNFRPEVISKSNAVGLMQIKASTAGRDVYQNRGKAGQPTTAQLKDPAINIDLGTAYIQLLRERHLVGIADPETLYYATILAYVNGAGALLRTFDKDRNNAIAKINSMSADDFYRYVEKNHPASQAPRYLAKVRAAYHAGDN
- a CDS encoding manganese/iron ABC transporter ATP-binding protein, which codes for MSNIKANPTLTVDNATVTYNNGHTAIFDASFSITGGTICALVGINGSGKSTLFKTIMGLVKPSKGKVTLNDSPIQQALKQNMIAYVPQTEEVDWNFPVLVSDVVMMGRYGKMGFFRIPSKRDHEVVEASLERVGLSGLGHRQIGELSGGQKKRVFLARAMAQEGTVLLLDEPFTGVDVKTENAIIELLRNLREEGHLVLVSTHNLGSVPEFCDHVILINRTVLDSGPTETTFTQKNLEHAFGGVLRHISLSGSDLHDDDDPRSLTVITDDERAAVFYGHHEEHTPAHQSQRKQGD
- a CDS encoding PACE efflux transporter: MFYLKPRPRKLVYAITFETLAILLSTVLLAILSQSQSHNSLPVAIAVSVIALIWNYIFNSFFELIESKLRIEKRTVMVRLTHAISFELGLFFFTIPLYMWWYNVGFIKAISMEITILVFFFIYTYLFTLVFDKLCPRVYSTENKVI
- a CDS encoding MarC family NAAT transporter, whose product is MHSVYQFFQAIGLGLILLLPLTNPLTTVALWLGLSGNMTKEQRNQQSLMACVYIFLIMTIAFYAGRIIMTTFGISIPGLRIAGGMIVAFIGFSMLFPNTPNVDDPISDDNNPHRNPKEPNIAFVPLAMPSTAGPGTIAMIISTAASIPSRTDIAQWVLYIAPVTSFFLISVIVWVSLRGSTRIMKYLGHSGIDAISRVMGFLLICMGVQFMINGVLEIIADLPALLKQAQAAANLPD
- the rplT gene encoding 50S ribosomal protein L20; translation: MARAKRGVIARARHKKILKQAKGYYGARSRVYRVAFQAVIKAGQYAYRDRRQKKRQFRQLWIARINAAARQNGMSYSRFINGLKKASIEIDRKILADIAVFDKVAFAALVEKAKGALA
- a CDS encoding AraC family transcriptional regulator, which gives rise to MLLPQLHLRCYTQETVSHQHDNLWQIIFGLSGSMEVNFNREDFLISNQNCLIIPPTIHHAFSGNIDNKNLILELPATSQWQLSEKGGQFALSPAAIGLLEWLHQYPQPPDQYSTITRLLLAQMEIQKSWRDSLDAWLANKLHTPLTTHDIASAFNTSASTLQRKMKAEVGVSVMQYVTQQRLSKAAELLKYTSVNIENIALAVGYDSHSAFSQAFRQYFNKSPTEYRQD